In Leptodactylus fuscus isolate aLepFus1 chromosome 2, aLepFus1.hap2, whole genome shotgun sequence, one genomic interval encodes:
- the LOC142193637 gene encoding uncharacterized protein LOC142193637 — MAAAVLSELEWDTMEQRKHDGENLYYKLYVWKMQQLPADVHRFCDPETSAPRRKELLHLLRSLEEGASCQRLQILFSFSVPSPQVVELLCALNLPLVSAGAGTGYWEFLLQSRGLDVVAFDQNNIFPPEMRYTEVMTGGPELLENYPDRALFLAWPDADESSQFSLDCLAYFRGHTLFHVGELLGETLSSNPWGQSTSRAFQLSLAEDFCCVKRIRLPSWPGQVDSFSVWKRKNPQFVLCDGAHFQYAETNLDV; from the exons ATGGCGGCCGCAGTGTTGTCCGAGCTGGAGTGGGACACCATGGAGCAGAGGAAGCACGACGGAGAGAACCTGTACTATAAGTTGTACGTGTGGAAGATGCAGCAGCTGCCTGCAGACGTGCACAGGTTCTGTGACCCGGAGACGTCCGCCCCCCGCAGGAAGGAGCTGCTGCACCTGCTCAggagcctggaggagggggccAGCTGTCAGCGTCTGCAGAtcctcttctccttctctgtgCCCAGCCCACAGGTGGTAGAGCTGCTGTGTGCCCTCAACTTACCACTGGTgtctgcaggagct GGGACGGGATATTGGGAATTCTTGCTGCAGTCTCGTGGACTGGATGTAGTGGCTTTTGATCAGAACAACATTTTTCCGCCAGAGATGCGTTACACAGAGGTTATG ACTGGAGGTCCGGAGCTCTTGGAGAACTATCCAGATAGAGCCTTGTTTCTTGCCTGGCCTGATGCAGATG AGTCTTCCCAATTCTCGCTGGATTGTCTGGCTTATTTCAGGGGTCACACACTTTTCCATGTAGGTGAACTTCTTGGTGAAACTTTGTCTTCCAACCCCTGGGGTCAGTCCACCTCGCGTGCCTTCCAGCTTTCCCTGGCAGAAGACTTTTGCTGCGTGAAAAGGATCCGGTTGCCCAGTTGGCCAGGACAAGTAGACTCTTTTAGTGTATGGAAGCGGAAGAATCCCCAGTTTGTGCTCTGCGATGGGGCTCATTTCCAGTATGCAGAGACTAATTTGGACGTATAA